Part of the Thermoplasmata archaeon genome is shown below.
CGTGCCCATCCCCGCATCGACGAGCCTCTCGCAACCGACGGTGGTCACGTTTACCGTGGTCTTCGACACGACGGGGACGTTCGTGTGGCGCTGCCTGACCCCGTGCGACTCCACGGCCATGGTCACGCCCGGCTTCATGCAGGGGACCGTCACGATCAGCTGAGGATACGAAGCCGCGAATGCCCACGGCGGGAGCGATCCCCCGCGTCTCCTGTGTCTCCGTGCATTCCCCAGGTCGGCCCTGCCGCTCCTCAAAGGCGTCCGCGTCGCTCTCCGGGGTCCCAAAACCCTCATCTCCCGCCCCGCCATCTGCGGGGCGCACATGGACCTTGACGTCGACGTGCTCGTCGTGGGAGGGGGGCCGACCGGGAGCATGGCCGCGAAGGCCGCGGCGCTCGGCGGCGCGCGCACCCTGATGATCGAGAAGCGCCAGGAAATCGGCACGCCCGTCCGCTGCGGCGAAGGCGTCGGGAAGCACTGGCTCGCGGAAGCTGGCGTCCGCGAGAGCCGAGAGTATATCGCGCACGAGGTCAAACTCTCCCGGATCTTCTCTCCGGACGGCAGCTGCTTCACGATCGACTCCTTGGGCGTGGGGAAGAGCGGATTCGTCGTGGAGCGCGACCTGTTCGACCGCTTCTTGGCCAAGGACGCCTCCAAGGCCGGCGCGGAGATCCTGATCAAGACGAGCGCGGTCGACCTGCTCCGCGAGGACGGCGTCGTCGTGGGAGCTCGGTGCCAGCACATGGGCCAGTTCTTCGACGTCCGCGCTAGGCTCGTGATCGGCGCGGACGGATTCGAGAGCCAGGTGGGCCGCTGGGCCGGCCTCACGACGCGCCTCCGCATGCGGGACGTCGCGTCGTGCCTGCAGTACACCCTGGCGGGGATCCGCGGCGAGCCCGACGCGATCGACTTCCACCTGGGGTCCCAGGCCCCCGGTGGCTACCTCTGGGTCTTCTGGAAAGGGGACGACATCGCGAACGTGGGGATTGGCGTATGCCTGGCGAAGCTCC
Proteins encoded:
- a CDS encoding NAD(P)/FAD-dependent oxidoreductase, which gives rise to MDLDVDVLVVGGGPTGSMAAKAAALGGARTLMIEKRQEIGTPVRCGEGVGKHWLAEAGVRESREYIAHEVKLSRIFSPDGSCFTIDSLGVGKSGFVVERDLFDRFLAKDASKAGAEILIKTSAVDLLREDGVVVGARCQHMGQFFDVRARLVIGADGFESQVGRWAGLTTRLRMRDVASCLQYTLAGIRGEPDAIDFHLGSQAPGGYLWVFWKGDDIANVGIGVCLAKLHDRAEVKGYLDAFVARHPQLAQGEVIEEVAGGVSASMPVAKSVTPGLLLAGDAARLIDPLSGAGILNGLLSGKWAGETAVRALAADDVSETFLMDYERRWRARMEEELARHYLVKEGLQRTDDASIDKIVRAVAESGSKDISAKGIVKVVLERCPETLKGFQGLLV